The Xanthomonas indica genome has a segment encoding these proteins:
- the radA gene encoding DNA repair protein RadA → MAKAKTAYVCGECGAEYTKWQGQCTECGAWNTLSEIVLESAATAKAPAAARRSGWAGKAETPKITALKDVEHRDQARVSTGIGEFDRVLGGGLVEGAVVLIGGDPGIGKSTLLLQALAKMAGTLPVLYVTGEESLGQVAGRAVRLDLPLDGLNALAETGIEHILQHASAARPKLIVADSVQTLWTEALTAAPGSVSQVRESAARLVRYAKETGTAVFLVGHVTKEGGIAGPRVLEHMVDAVLYFEGESGSRFRLLRAFKNRFGAVNELGVFAMGEKGLKEVSNPSAIFLSGGSAHQPGSCVMVTREGTRPLMVEVQALVDASPLSNPRRVAVGLEQNRLAMLLAVLHRHGGIVVGDQDVFVNVVGGIRVQETAADLPVLLAVLSSLRDRPLAEKTIAFGEVGLSGEIRPVPNGEDRLREAATHGFKRAIVPKANAPKTGTVKGMEVIAVERLAQALEAASE, encoded by the coding sequence ATGGCGAAAGCGAAAACGGCCTATGTCTGCGGCGAGTGCGGCGCCGAATACACCAAATGGCAGGGCCAGTGCACCGAATGCGGCGCCTGGAACACGCTGAGCGAGATCGTGCTGGAGAGCGCGGCCACGGCCAAGGCGCCGGCCGCGGCGCGCCGCAGCGGCTGGGCCGGCAAGGCCGAGACGCCGAAGATCACCGCGCTCAAGGACGTGGAGCATCGCGACCAGGCGCGCGTGTCCACCGGCATCGGCGAGTTCGACCGGGTGCTCGGTGGCGGCCTGGTGGAAGGCGCGGTGGTGCTGATCGGCGGCGATCCCGGCATCGGCAAGTCCACGCTGTTGCTGCAGGCGCTGGCGAAGATGGCCGGCACCCTGCCGGTGCTGTACGTGACCGGCGAGGAATCGCTGGGCCAGGTCGCCGGGCGCGCGGTGCGCCTGGACCTGCCGCTGGACGGGCTCAATGCGCTGGCCGAGACCGGCATCGAGCACATCCTGCAGCACGCCAGCGCGGCGCGGCCCAAGCTGATCGTCGCCGACTCGGTGCAGACCCTGTGGACCGAGGCGCTGACCGCCGCGCCCGGTTCGGTCAGCCAGGTGCGCGAGAGCGCGGCGCGGCTGGTGCGCTATGCCAAGGAGACCGGCACCGCGGTGTTCCTGGTCGGCCACGTCACCAAGGAAGGCGGCATCGCCGGCCCGCGCGTGCTCGAGCACATGGTCGATGCGGTGCTGTACTTCGAGGGCGAGAGCGGCAGCCGCTTCCGCCTGCTGCGCGCGTTCAAGAACCGCTTCGGCGCGGTCAACGAACTGGGCGTGTTCGCGATGGGCGAGAAGGGGCTGAAGGAAGTCTCCAATCCGTCGGCGATCTTCCTCTCCGGCGGTAGCGCGCACCAGCCCGGCAGTTGCGTGATGGTCACCCGCGAGGGGACGCGGCCGCTGATGGTGGAAGTGCAGGCGCTCGTGGATGCCTCGCCGCTGTCCAATCCGCGGCGCGTGGCGGTGGGTCTGGAGCAGAACCGGCTGGCGATGCTGCTGGCGGTGCTGCACCGCCATGGCGGCATCGTGGTCGGCGACCAGGACGTGTTCGTCAACGTGGTCGGCGGCATCCGTGTGCAGGAGACCGCGGCCGATCTGCCGGTGCTGCTGGCGGTGCTGTCGTCGCTGCGCGACCGGCCACTGGCGGAGAAGACCATCGCCTTCGGCGAGGTCGGCCTGTCGGGCGAGATCCGTCCCGTGCCCAACGGCGAGGACCGGCTGCGCGAGGCCGCCACGCACGGCTTCAAGCGCGCCATCGTGCCCAAAGCCAATGCGCCCAAGACCGGCACGGTCAAGGGCATGGAAGTGATCGCGGTGGAACGCCTGGCGCAGGCGTTGGAAGCGGCGAGCGAATAA
- a CDS encoding tetratricopeptide repeat protein gives MRKSTAWMAPLLLAATVAFQASAQTAPPRDVPFAGTLKIDVDATDLAHRIFRVRTTIPAAPGPMTLLYPQWIPGNHSPTGPIDKLAGLVIKANGKVLPWTRDQYDVYAFKIDVPAGVSEIVAEYQFLSSQGDGQGRVMMTPEMLNLQWNTTALYPAGVYARNIKAQASVTLPAGWDYATALETASRTGDTVTFKPIDFDDLVDSPMFAGKYYKRIVLDDKGNAPVALNVFADKPKSLEAKPEQVKAHVALVQQMDKLYGARHFDHYEFLLALTDKLGGIGLEHHRSSENSGPLDYFTEWDKSWEMRDLLAHEFNHSWNGKYRRGADLATPNFNVPMGDSLLWLYEGQTQFWGEVIAARAGLWTQDQARDMLANVAATYQRGRPGLAWRALQDTTNDPTMSMRRPRAYRSYQLSEDYYSGGQMVWLEVNAKLRELSGGKRSLDDFAKAFFGMHDGAWDVNPYTFDDIVATLDGIAKYDWATLLRSRLDEHGSLVGGIEASGWKLVYTDQPNAANKTSEARNKSLDLSYSLGLSLDQQGQVQSVLWDSPAFNAGLIAGNRVVAVGGQEYSAEALKDAITAAKGGSAPIELLVKRGDRYDTLRIAYHGGLQYPHLERIAGTPDRLSELYKAR, from the coding sequence ATGAGAAAGTCCACCGCCTGGATGGCGCCGTTGCTGCTGGCCGCCACTGTCGCGTTCCAGGCCTCGGCGCAGACCGCCCCGCCGCGCGACGTGCCGTTCGCCGGCACGCTGAAGATCGATGTCGACGCCACCGATCTGGCGCACCGCATCTTCCGTGTGCGCACCACCATCCCGGCCGCGCCGGGACCGATGACCCTGCTGTACCCGCAGTGGATCCCCGGCAACCATTCGCCGACCGGCCCGATCGACAAGCTGGCCGGGCTGGTGATCAAGGCCAACGGCAAGGTGCTGCCGTGGACGCGGGACCAGTACGACGTCTATGCGTTCAAGATCGACGTGCCCGCCGGCGTCAGCGAGATCGTCGCCGAGTACCAGTTCCTGTCCTCGCAGGGCGACGGCCAGGGCCGGGTGATGATGACCCCGGAGATGCTCAACCTGCAGTGGAACACCACCGCGCTGTATCCGGCCGGGGTGTACGCGCGCAACATCAAGGCGCAGGCCAGTGTGACCCTGCCGGCCGGCTGGGACTACGCCACGGCGCTGGAGACCGCGTCGCGGACCGGCGACACGGTGACCTTCAAGCCGATCGATTTCGACGACCTGGTCGACTCGCCGATGTTCGCCGGCAAGTACTACAAGCGCATCGTGCTGGATGACAAGGGCAATGCGCCGGTGGCGCTGAACGTGTTCGCCGACAAGCCCAAGTCGCTGGAGGCCAAGCCCGAGCAGGTCAAGGCGCACGTGGCCCTGGTGCAGCAGATGGACAAGCTGTACGGCGCGCGCCACTTCGACCACTACGAGTTCCTGCTGGCGCTGACCGACAAGCTCGGCGGCATCGGCCTGGAGCACCACCGCTCCAGCGAGAACAGCGGCCCGCTGGACTATTTCACCGAGTGGGACAAGAGCTGGGAGATGCGCGACCTGCTCGCGCACGAGTTCAACCACTCCTGGAACGGCAAGTACCGCCGCGGCGCCGACCTGGCCACGCCCAACTTCAACGTGCCGATGGGCGACAGCCTGCTGTGGCTGTACGAGGGCCAGACCCAGTTCTGGGGCGAGGTGATCGCCGCGCGCGCGGGGCTGTGGACCCAGGACCAGGCCCGCGACATGCTGGCCAACGTCGCCGCCACCTACCAGCGCGGCCGGCCCGGCCTGGCCTGGCGCGCGCTGCAGGACACCACCAACGACCCGACCATGTCGATGCGCCGGCCGCGCGCCTACCGCAGCTACCAGCTGAGCGAGGACTACTATTCCGGCGGGCAGATGGTCTGGCTGGAGGTCAACGCCAAGCTGCGCGAGCTCAGCGGCGGCAAGCGCTCGCTGGACGATTTCGCCAAGGCGTTCTTCGGCATGCACGACGGCGCCTGGGACGTGAACCCCTACACCTTCGACGACATCGTCGCCACGCTCGACGGCATCGCCAAGTACGACTGGGCGACCCTGCTGCGCAGCCGTCTCGATGAGCACGGTTCGCTGGTCGGCGGCATCGAGGCCAGCGGCTGGAAGCTGGTCTATACCGATCAGCCGAACGCGGCCAACAAGACCAGCGAGGCGCGCAACAAGAGCCTGGACCTGAGCTATTCGCTGGGCCTGAGCCTGGACCAGCAGGGCCAGGTGCAGTCCGTGCTGTGGGACAGCCCGGCGTTCAACGCCGGCCTCATCGCCGGCAACCGCGTCGTGGCGGTCGGTGGTCAGGAGTACAGCGCCGAGGCGCTCAAGGACGCGATCACCGCGGCCAAGGGCGGCAGCGCCCCGATCGAACTGCTGGTCAAGCGCGGCGACCGCTACGACACCTTGCGCATCGCCTACCACGGCGGCCTGCAATATCCGCACCTGGAGCGCATCGCCGGCACCCCGGATCGCCTGAGCGAGTTGTACAAGGCGCGTTGA